AACattatttagaaacaatttgtttattaaaacaCATATAGCGAAATGAAATATTCTTCTATATAACTAAATGATTCCTCTGACTTAGATAGTAAATGCACAAGTCAACATAGAGATACACACGTTCCAAGACAAGTCTTGAGTGTTCACAAGTGAAACCTTATCGTGAATAAGTTTCACTGTGTTTCACAATGTTTCACAAAGATTGTGGTTTTGGAATTCTCACCTATTTTTATACTCAAATTACAACACCAAAAACAATCATGTTTTTTGATATATAGTATACAAAgggaaactaatatatatagaatttattttaactaatatgAGATATATGGGTACATAAGTAATAAGGTTaccttgaaaacaaaaaaaaaatatttatttttatgaaacaaaaaagaaaaataaaggaaTATTATTTAGCTTTAGGGAAAATGATGAATTGATTTCCCTCAACTTGTTTTAAAATTAGACCTGAATATGAAAATGATCCTCCCCTTATGCAACCCATGTACTTTCCCATATATTAAActgtattgttttattttgtagtttaatttaagtatgttttgtaattaagattagttttgaattttcagaggAATGAACCACATGGttaatttaaaaggaaattcTGGAAATTTATTACTTCTAAAATGCTTTTTTCAAGAATCATATATTTGGAGTGTTACACCGTAGAATTCagctaaaatatgaaaataagttgTGAAATAAAAACGACATAGCTATTACTTCTATTaatgtaaaatctattttgtggTAGGAGGAGCTGCGCTACCAACTCTTGAACATTGTTCTTTGAGAGGAAAAAGTGGATAGATTGGAAATTTTGGCAAGCAATTGGCTTCGGCTTCCAAGAATGCTTTGCAACAAGCAGGGCCTATATGTCCGAATTTTCCTGTGAGTAAGGATGTATAAATCTCTATAATGCATCCTGGAACATTCATCACTGAAGACCAACATTTTGTTACATCAGGTAATCCTGGAATACCGGGACTTGGTTGGAATGGGAGTGGAAAAGGAAATGGGATGGGAAACTGGGGTAGTTGAGCATTGGCAGAGACTACAAAACCCACAACCACCATTAGGAACCAGAAATGTTAATAGACATTATGAGATAagggaaaaagaagaaatatttcttcaaatatatgaGTCTTTATCGAGTTTGTATTTTGATTGATGAACATATTGTACAATCCTTTGTCTATTTATATTgaaggaaagaagaagctataGAAACGTCTTTGTACTTTTATGTGAAACTTAATTacctgttttcaaataatacaaaGCAGAAACCGATGAGCcaaacattattaaatataactggTGGACTCTTAagtcatgaaaaaaaaactgatcagaTTAGTCTAAATTATACAGTTTTGTTTTGCCTCAATACTATTGTTTCAAATCATCTCCCGTCTAAGCCAAATAACTACATTTCTCGCTCTCTCTTGAAGCCAGGGGTAATCTACCAATTTCTAGAGTCTTGATCGTATTTTGGCTCTCTATAtgcttaaactctaaactattttttcaattatcaatataaattaatttttgaggGAGAGAACATGATAATACAACATTTAATTATATGGTTTTGAGtataattttgtagaaaataaccATTTAAACAGGCTAAATACATTGGCTCCTTTAGGTGGTGAAttctttaaaaggaaaaaaacattatttagaaacaatttgtttattaaaacaCATATAGCGAAATGAAATATTCTTCTATATAACTAATGATTCCTCTGACTTAGATAGTAAATGCACAAGTCAACATAGAGATACACACGTTCCAAGACAAGTCTTGAGTGTTCACAAGTGAAACTTTATCGTGAATAAGTTTCACAATGTTTCACAATGTTTCACAAAGATTGTGGTTTTGGAATTCTCACCTATTTTTACTCAATTTACAACACCAAAAACAatcatgttttgatatatagtatacaaagggaaactaatatatatagaatttattttaactaatatgAGTTTATTGGGTACATAAGTAATAAGGTTaccttgaaaacaaaaaaaaaattatattttttatgaaacaaaaaagaaaaaataaaggaatattatttagcttttggaaaatgatgaattgatttccgtcaaatttttttaaaattagacCTGAATATGAAAATGATCCTCCCCTTATGCAACCCATGTACTTCccatatattaaatagtattgttttattttttagctTAATTTAAGGATGTTTTGTAACTAagattagttttgaattttcagaggCATGAACCACATGGttaatttaaaaggaaactcTGGAAATTTATTACTTCTGAAATGCTTTTTCTAGAATCATATATTTGGGAGTGTTACACCGTAGAATTTagctaaaatatgaaaataagttgTGAAATAAAAACGACATAGCTATTACTTCTATTaatgtaaaatctattttgtggTAGGAGGAGCTGCGCTACCAACTCTTGAACATTGTTCTTTGAGAGGAAAAAGTGGATAGATTGGAAATTTCGGCAAGCAATTGGCTTCGGCTTCCAAGAATGCTTTGCAACAAGCGGGGCCTATATGTCCGAATTTTCCTGTGAGTAAGGATGTATAAATCTCTATAATGCATCCTGGAACATTCATCACTGAAGACCAACATTTTGCTACATCAGGTAATCCTGGAATACCGGGACTTGGTTGGAATGGGAGTGGAAAAGGAAATGGGATTGGAAACTGGGGTAGTTGAGCATTGGCAGAGACTACAAAACCCACAACCACCATTAGGAACCAGAAATGTTTAATAGACATTATGAGATAagggaaaaagaagaaatatttcttcaaatatatgaGTCTTTATCGAGTTTGTATTTTGATTGATGAACATATTGTACAATCCTTtgtctatttatattgaaagGAAAGAAGCTATAGAAACGTCTTTGTACTTTTATGTGAAACTTAATTacctgttttcaaataatacaaaGCAGAAACCGATGAGAcaaacattattaaatataactggTGGACTCTTAAGTCATGAAAAAAAACTGATCAGATTAGTCTAAAGTATACAGTTTTGTTTTGCCTCAATACTATTGTTTCTAATCATCTCCCGTCTAAGCCAAATAACTACCTTTCTCGCTCTCTCTTGAAGCCAGGGTAATCTACCAATTTCTAGAGTCTTGATCGTATTTTGGTCTCTATAtgcttaaactctaaactatttttttcaattatcaatataaattaatttctgAGGAGAGAGAACATGATAATACAACATTTAATTATATGGTTTTGAGtataattttgtagaaaataaccATTAAACAGGCTAAATACATTGGCTCCTTTAGGTGGTGAttctttaaaaggaaaaaaacattatttagaaaaaaatttagttattaacacatatataaaatgaaatattcttctatatataaCTAATGCTTCCTCTGACTTAGATAGTAAATGCACAAGTCAACATAGAGATACACACGGTCCAAGACAAGTCTTGAGTGTTCACAAGTGAAACCTTATCGTGGATAAGTTTCACTATGTTTCACAAGATTGTGGTTTTGGAATTCTCACCTATTTTATACTcaaattacaacaaaaaaaatcatgttttgatATTAGTATACAAAgggaaactatatatatatatatatataatttattttaactaatatgAGTTATATGGGTACATAAGTAATAAGGTTAccttgaaaaacaaaaaaaaaatatttttatgaaacaaaaaagaaaaataaaggaaTATTATTTAGCTTTAGGGAAAATGATGATTTGATTTCCCtcaattttgttataaaattagACCTGAATATGAAAATGATCCTCCCCTTATGCAACCCATGTACTTTCccatatattaaatagtattgttttattttgtagtttaatttaagtatgttttgtaattaagattagttttaaattttcagaGGCATGAACCAAATGGttaatttaaaaggaaattcTGGAAATTTATTACTTCTAAATTCTTTTCTAGAA
The sequence above is a segment of the Raphanus sativus cultivar WK10039 unplaced genomic scaffold, ASM80110v3 Scaffold4203, whole genome shotgun sequence genome. Coding sequences within it:
- the LOC130507232 gene encoding uncharacterized protein LOC130507232; translated protein: MVVVGFVVSANAQLPQFPIPFPFPLPFQPSPGIPGLPDVTKCWSSVMNVPGCIIEIYTSLLTGKFGHIGPACCKAFLEAEANCLPKFPIYPLFPLKEQCSRVGSAAPPTTK
- the LOC130507231 gene encoding uncharacterized protein LOC130507231, with protein sequence MSIKHFWFLMVVVGFVVSANAQLPQFPIPFPFPLPFQPSPGIPGLPDVAKCWSSVMNVPGCIIEIYTSLLTGKFGHIGPACCKAFLEAEANCLPKFPIYPLFPLKEQCSRVGSAAPPTTK